The region TTTGAAATTTTAGGAGGTGTTGAGTATTAGTTCCTTTTGCACGTAAATTTTCTGGTTATGGTTTAATTGCGCTACTTGTAGCAGTATTTCCTGCCAATATTCAAATGTTAATAAATCATCTGAATGCTGGAGGGTCAACAGGCGCAACAATAGCTTTAATAATTCGGCTTCCAGTGCAAATTTTACTAATTTATTGGGTTTACCGCTGTTGCAAGCTTAGTTTAAAAACAAAACAAGGACAGTAGTTTTTATGTCAACAAACACAGAAAAAACTTTAACCCCAGGGCAAACCTTTCATGGTTTATTGATTCATAGCCAACTTGGAGAAGGAGCAATGGGAACAGCTTATTTAGCTAGTCACCCAATTTTACAAACACCTTTAGTAGTAAAAACTTTTAAGACAACAAACGACTTAAGTATTTTTAGAGAGGCTCATTTAGCAGCACGAGTTTCTTCACCAAATGTTGTTAGTGTTTTAGATGCAGGCTTTGAACAAGGCATTCCTTTTGTAATCCAACGTTATGTTGATGGTATTGATTTATCAGAATTAATTTCTTACTTAAAAAGAACTTCTTGGAAATTACCAGTTAGCATTGTTTGTCAAATTATTATTGATGTTGCTAAAGGTTTGCACAATATTCATCAAGCAGGAGTTATTCATAGAGATGTAAAACCTGCTAATTTGTTTTTATGTGGAAATGGTATTACTACAGTAGGCGATTTTGGAATTGCAATAGATTTATCAAGAGAAGTTGATAGTGCATCTTATTTAGATTATTTAGCTGGAACTCCTACTTTTATGGCACCTGAACAATGGTTGCAAGAGGGTTTAGATCGTCAAACAGATGTTTATGCTTTAGGAGTAACGGCACATGTTTTAGCTACTAACCAAGTTCCTTTTAAGGGACAACATTGGCAAGAACTACATCTAGCTCATACATCATCACTTTATCAATCTCCAAAAGCAGAAACACCAGCAGAAGCCTATCTTTTTGCTGTAATTGAAAAAGCACTACAGAAAAAAATTACAGATAGATACTCTACGGCTGAAGCTATGGCACAGGTCTTAGAAAGAATTACTGAACCAACTCCACAGTTTACTTTGATTAGTCAAGATTTAGCTCAAATTGGAGCAATAACAGTTGAATTAAAACAAGGAGATTTAACTCAAGAATCAACAGATGTCATAGTTAATGCAGCCAATACACAACTAACTATGAAGTTAGGTGTTGCTAATTCTTTACGAATTGCTGGAGGTGACATCATTGAGCAAGACGCGTGTAAACAAGCTCCCGTAAAAATGGGTGAAGTAATTTGGACTAAAGCTGGTAACTTGCGTGTTAAATATATGGCTCATGCCGTTGCAGCAATGGATGGAGCTATTTGTTTGCAAAGAACAACCTTACGTACTTTAATGGGAGCAGAATTAAGAAATCTTAGCTCAGTTGCTTTTCCTGCCTTAGGTACAGGTATAGGAGATGTTCCAATGGATTTAGCTGCTAAATTAATGTTAGAAGCCATTCAAACTTTTGCATCTCTACGACCGCGAAATGTGCGCTTAATTCGGATAGTTTTATTTGGTGAAACAGCATTTAGT is a window of Blastocatellia bacterium DNA encoding:
- a CDS encoding serine/threonine-protein kinase: MSTNTEKTLTPGQTFHGLLIHSQLGEGAMGTAYLASHPILQTPLVVKTFKTTNDLSIFREAHLAARVSSPNVVSVLDAGFEQGIPFVIQRYVDGIDLSELISYLKRTSWKLPVSIVCQIIIDVAKGLHNIHQAGVIHRDVKPANLFLCGNGITTVGDFGIAIDLSREVDSASYLDYLAGTPTFMAPEQWLQEGLDRQTDVYALGVTAHVLATNQVPFKGQHWQELHLAHTSSLYQSPKAETPAEAYLFAVIEKALQKKITDRYSTAEAMAQVLERITEPTPQFTLISQDLAQIGAITVELKQGDLTQESTDVIVNAANTQLTMKLGVANSLRIAGGDIIEQDACKQAPVKMGEVIWTKAGNLRVKYMAHAVAAMDGAICLQRTTLRTLMGAELRNLSSVAFPALGTGIGDVPMDLAAKLMLEAIQTFASLRPRNVRLIRIVLFGETAFSRWQYILNSM